The Spirochaetota bacterium genome contains a region encoding:
- a CDS encoding DUF1731 domain-containing protein, with translation SERTSPGGDFLASVCTAWESSTDALETLGVRRAVIRIGVVLHANGGALPRMMLPFRFFLGGRLGGGEQGLSWVHIEDVVRAIRYLMDTSSAKGVFNLCAPGSVSNARFAGVLGTVMRRPSWLPVPSFALRFLFGEMSSVLLTGQFIIPERLLALGFSFQFPGIPEALKDMIQRSHAAD, from the coding sequence AGTGAACGTACATCTCCCGGCGGCGATTTTCTCGCATCGGTGTGCACGGCATGGGAATCATCGACGGATGCGCTCGAAACATTGGGCGTACGCCGTGCGGTCATACGCATCGGGGTCGTGCTTCATGCGAATGGCGGGGCGCTACCGCGCATGATGCTCCCGTTCAGGTTCTTCCTTGGAGGACGCCTCGGGGGCGGCGAACAGGGCCTTTCATGGGTGCATATCGAAGATGTCGTAAGAGCGATACGATACCTGATGGATACATCGAGCGCAAAGGGCGTTTTCAATCTGTGCGCGCCCGGGTCGGTGAGCAATGCCCGCTTTGCCGGCGTGCTTGGCACGGTCATGCGTCGTCCGTCATGGCTGCCGGTGCCGAGCTTCGCACTGCGTTTTCTCTTTGGAGAGATGTCTTCCGTGCTGCTTACCGGGCAATTCATCATCCCCGAACGGCTGCTTGCGCTTGGATTTTCATTCCAATTCCCCGGCATTCCCGAGGCATTGAAGGATATGATACAACGATCACACGCGGCTGACTGA
- the gcvPA gene encoding aminomethyl-transferring glycine dehydrogenase subunit GcvPA codes for MTYTPHTDADIAAMLDAIGIPDIESLFKDIPKALRAQSFDLPAGVSEHTVRSEFKRIASMNGAPLVTFTGGGVYDHFVPAVVDAIASRSEFYTPYTPYQPEASQGTLTALFEYQTSISRLYGMDAANASLYDGGTALAEGALMALRITGDRKTIIIDGSVNPFHRQIVATTLASLAVNIVVLPPSQYGLDREALRNAMNADTAAVILQNPNFFGTVDDYTDIGNIVHERGALLVLSASPIALGMVKTPGEMDTDIAVGEGQSLGNHLSFGGPYLGIFTCKKTHIRNMPGRVAGETTDRAGRRGFVLTLQAREQHIKRHRATSNICSNQNLVALRALLYMTVMGKEGMAEAAKLNHDKAEYAKASLRKSGFGSPEKPTFNEFVVHLKKDASALVGALMKKGIAAGIPLGMFYPDMKNDVLVAVTEKRSKEEIDDFVSAVRGAV; via the coding sequence ATGACCTATACACCGCACACGGACGCTGATATAGCCGCCATGCTCGACGCCATCGGCATCCCCGATATCGAGTCGCTTTTCAAGGATATCCCGAAGGCATTGCGCGCACAGTCATTCGATCTCCCCGCAGGCGTATCGGAACATACGGTGCGGTCGGAATTCAAGCGCATCGCTTCCATGAACGGCGCTCCGCTTGTGACATTCACCGGCGGCGGCGTGTATGATCATTTCGTCCCCGCTGTCGTCGATGCGATAGCATCGCGTTCGGAATTCTATACGCCGTATACGCCGTATCAGCCGGAGGCATCGCAGGGCACGCTTACCGCCTTGTTCGAATATCAGACGTCGATAAGCCGATTGTACGGCATGGATGCTGCGAATGCGTCGCTCTATGACGGCGGTACCGCGCTCGCGGAAGGGGCGCTCATGGCGCTTCGCATAACCGGAGACAGGAAGACCATCATCATCGATGGCTCTGTCAATCCGTTCCATCGTCAGATAGTAGCGACGACGCTCGCTTCGCTCGCGGTGAACATTGTCGTACTGCCGCCGTCACAATACGGCCTCGATCGCGAGGCGCTTCGGAACGCCATGAACGCCGATACCGCCGCGGTGATACTGCAGAACCCGAATTTCTTCGGCACCGTCGATGACTATACCGATATCGGGAATATCGTGCACGAGAGGGGCGCGCTCCTTGTACTTTCCGCATCGCCCATCGCGCTCGGCATGGTGAAGACACCGGGCGAGATGGACACCGACATCGCTGTCGGCGAGGGACAATCGCTCGGCAATCATCTCTCATTCGGCGGGCCGTATCTCGGTATATTCACCTGTAAGAAAACGCATATCCGTAATATGCCCGGACGCGTTGCCGGCGAAACGACGGATCGCGCGGGCAGGCGCGGTTTCGTGCTCACACTGCAGGCGCGCGAGCAGCATATCAAGCGGCACCGGGCAACATCGAATATCTGCAGCAATCAGAACCTCGTCGCATTGCGCGCGCTCCTCTATATGACCGTCATGGGCAAAGAGGGCATGGCCGAAGCGGCAAAGCTCAATCACGATAAAGCGGAGTATGCGAAAGCGTCGCTCAGAAAAAGCGGCTTCGGCTCACCGGAGAAACCGACGTTCAATGAATTCGTCGTGCATCTGAAAAAGGATGCGAGCGCTCTCGTTGGCGCGCTCATGAAGAAAGGGATCGCCGCCGGCATTCCGCTCGGCATGTTCTATCCGGACATGAAGAACGACGTTCTTGTCGCGGTCACGGAAAAGCGGAGTAAAGAAGAGATCGATGACTTCGTGTCCGCCGTACGGGGCGCAGTATGA
- the gcvH gene encoding glycine cleavage system protein GcvH, with the protein MTYYTKDHEWIRVEGTNGVVGISEHAACELGDITFIELPKVGKQIAKGAVLASVESVKAASEVFAPVTLSVTKVNDALASAPETVNKSAEGDGWFVEVMIGNVAELSSLMDKAKYDEYVKGLKH; encoded by the coding sequence ATGACCTATTACACGAAAGACCACGAATGGATACGCGTCGAAGGCACGAATGGTGTCGTCGGCATATCAGAGCATGCCGCGTGCGAGCTCGGCGATATAACCTTCATCGAACTCCCGAAGGTCGGCAAACAGATAGCAAAGGGCGCGGTGCTTGCATCGGTGGAATCGGTGAAGGCCGCGAGCGAAGTGTTCGCGCCGGTAACGCTTTCGGTGACGAAAGTGAACGATGCGCTTGCTTCCGCACCGGAGACGGTGAACAAAAGCGCCGAGGGCGATGGCTGGTTCGTCGAGGTGATGATCGGCAATGTGGCCGAGCTTTCATCGCTCATGGATAAAGCGAAGTATGATGAGTATGTAAAGGGGCTTAAGCACTGA
- the gcvT gene encoding glycine cleavage system aminomethyltransferase GcvT yields the protein MEHSSGPLSHTPLHSEHIALGAKMAPFGGWDMPIQYDGILAEHTQCRSAVSVFDICHMGEYYFKGDAAASDLEYAFTISIGRIAIGKCKYCFILHDNGGIIDDCIVYRLSDDEWMIVVNAANIEKDFKAIQSVLKGGLFEDRSAVTGKLDIQGPLSCDVLSSLISPEVKKLSYFGFASMDVLGEKSIVSRSGYTGELGYEIYATPETTKKLWKAVLADARVKPAGLGARDVLRLEMGYSLYGSDINDATTPLEAGLMFAVDMTKEFRGKAALAAMQKKNLARVKIGFLSASRRSPRAHFEIRSPAGEKIGEVTSGSFSPIMNAGIGMGYVTPEHSKIGDPIVITDGVTIIDAHVHGLPFHTNGTARAAAHA from the coding sequence ATGGAACATTCATCGGGACCGCTCAGCCACACGCCGCTTCACAGCGAACATATCGCCCTCGGCGCAAAGATGGCGCCGTTCGGCGGCTGGGACATGCCCATACAGTACGACGGCATTCTCGCCGAGCATACGCAGTGCCGCAGCGCAGTGAGCGTATTCGACATCTGCCACATGGGCGAATACTATTTCAAAGGCGATGCGGCGGCATCCGATCTCGAATATGCGTTCACGATATCCATCGGCCGCATCGCGATCGGTAAATGCAAATACTGTTTCATACTGCACGATAATGGCGGCATCATCGATGACTGCATCGTCTACCGGCTTTCGGACGACGAATGGATGATCGTCGTCAATGCGGCGAACATCGAAAAAGATTTTAAAGCGATACAGAGCGTACTCAAGGGCGGGCTTTTCGAGGATCGCTCGGCGGTGACCGGCAAGCTGGATATCCAGGGGCCATTGTCGTGCGATGTGCTTTCATCGCTCATCTCTCCTGAAGTGAAGAAACTTTCCTATTTCGGTTTTGCATCGATGGATGTGCTCGGCGAAAAATCCATCGTAAGCCGAAGCGGCTACACGGGCGAGCTCGGCTATGAAATATATGCAACGCCTGAAACAACGAAGAAGCTCTGGAAAGCCGTGCTTGCCGACGCGCGCGTAAAGCCCGCCGGTCTCGGCGCCCGCGACGTGCTCCGGCTCGAGATGGGATACAGCCTCTACGGTTCTGACATCAACGACGCGACGACGCCGTTGGAGGCGGGACTCATGTTTGCCGTCGATATGACGAAAGAATTTCGCGGCAAAGCGGCACTCGCTGCAATGCAGAAGAAAAACCTTGCCCGTGTGAAGATAGGTTTTCTCTCCGCGTCGAGGAGAAGCCCGCGCGCTCATTTCGAGATACGATCGCCTGCGGGTGAGAAGATCGGCGAGGTGACGAGCGGGTCGTTCTCGCCGATAATGAACGCCGGTATCGGCATGGGATATGTCACCCCCGAACATTCGAAGATCGGAGATCCTATCGTCATCACGGATGGCGTTACGATAATAGATGCGCATGTGCACGGGCTTCCGTTCCATACGAACGGTACGGCCCGCGCGGCCGCGCACGCATAG
- the gcvPB gene encoding aminomethyl-transferring glycine dehydrogenase subunit GcvPB yields the protein MNELIFELSVPGRKGYSLPERDVPEMPLNGKFLRKEKAALPELSELDIVRHFTVLSRKNFCVDTNFYPLGSCTMKYNSKAVEAIAGNEAFLAAHPVTAFLPGGEEHVQGMLSIVHGLEHALSEITGMDAFCTHPLAGAHGEYAGLSLIAAYHRAKGNKKKHVIVPDSSHGTNPASAAFIGYDVITIPTRENGDMDFEKFSAALTDEVAAVMLTCPDTLGIFNPHIREICDRAHTVDALVYYDGANLNAIMGKLRPGDVGFDVVHVNVHKTFGTPHGGGGPGAGPVGVKKHLIPFLPTPRIVKKKDTFSLILDEPKSIGKVTSYFGNFGILIRAYAYILLLGKEGLIDASEKAVLNANYVRALLRDTYHEPYARACFHECVFSAAEQMKHDIHAIDIAKFLIDKGIHPPTVYFPITVPESIMIEPTETESKETLDVFIAAMKEAAAFAVSDPDALHRAPVTTPVDRLDETSAARTMRVTCIG from the coding sequence ATGAACGAGCTCATATTCGAATTGTCCGTGCCGGGCCGGAAGGGATATTCGCTTCCCGAGCGTGATGTCCCTGAGATGCCGCTTAACGGGAAATTTCTCCGGAAGGAAAAGGCCGCGCTCCCCGAACTTTCCGAACTCGATATCGTCCGCCATTTCACCGTGCTCTCGCGGAAGAATTTCTGCGTCGATACGAATTTCTATCCCCTGGGCTCCTGTACGATGAAATATAATTCCAAGGCCGTCGAGGCGATAGCCGGGAACGAAGCGTTCCTTGCCGCGCATCCCGTCACGGCATTCCTCCCCGGCGGTGAAGAACACGTACAGGGCATGCTTTCGATAGTACACGGTCTTGAACACGCGCTTTCCGAGATAACCGGCATGGACGCGTTCTGTACGCACCCATTGGCGGGCGCCCACGGCGAATACGCAGGGCTTTCGCTCATCGCGGCATATCATCGCGCGAAGGGCAATAAGAAAAAACATGTGATAGTCCCCGATTCATCGCACGGGACGAACCCCGCAAGCGCCGCGTTCATCGGCTATGATGTCATCACGATACCCACGCGCGAGAACGGCGACATGGACTTCGAGAAGTTCTCAGCCGCGCTCACCGATGAAGTGGCGGCTGTCATGCTCACCTGCCCGGACACGCTCGGCATCTTCAACCCGCACATCAGGGAAATATGCGATCGTGCGCACACCGTCGATGCGCTCGTCTATTACGACGGTGCCAATCTCAATGCCATCATGGGCAAGCTCCGCCCCGGCGATGTGGGCTTCGATGTGGTGCATGTCAATGTGCATAAGACGTTCGGTACACCGCACGGCGGCGGCGGCCCCGGCGCGGGCCCGGTGGGCGTGAAGAAGCATCTCATACCGTTCCTGCCCACGCCGCGTATCGTGAAAAAGAAGGATACGTTCTCGCTCATCCTCGATGAGCCGAAGAGCATCGGCAAGGTCACATCGTATTTCGGCAATTTCGGCATCCTTATCCGCGCCTATGCGTACATTCTGCTTCTCGGCAAAGAAGGCCTCATCGATGCGAGCGAGAAGGCGGTGCTCAATGCGAACTATGTACGCGCACTTCTCCGCGATACGTATCACGAGCCCTATGCCCGCGCCTGTTTCCACGAATGCGTATTTTCGGCGGCAGAACAGATGAAGCACGATATCCATGCGATAGACATAGCGAAATTCCTCATCGATAAAGGCATTCATCCGCCGACGGTATATTTCCCCATCACCGTGCCCGAATCGATAATGATAGAGCCCACGGAGACGGAAAGCAAAGAGACGCTTGATGTCTTCATTGCCGCGATGAAAGAGGCTGCCGCATTTGCAGTGAGCGATCCCGATGCACTTCATCGTGCGCCGGTGACAACGCCCGTCGACAGGCTTGATGAGACCTCGGCAGCGCGCACGATGCGCGTTACCTGTATCGGGTAA